A region from the Polaribacter sp. Hel1_33_78 genome encodes:
- a CDS encoding DUF6503 family protein: MKKALLLLIATIIFSCKTESKRDNKVDVTLEVKSEVFPMELGKVFQKHGGINIWRKAQILSFNKGKEIHTADLRSRKTVINTPKYSLGFDGMEVWLSEDKKGIFKGNPAFYYNLYFYFYAMPFVLADDGIIYEKVDDLVFKGVKYPGYKISYKENIGTSPDDNYIVYYNSETYQMEWLAYTVTFSSKKPNDLFHMIRYNKWEVVSGLVFPKEITWYKMDESGLPTEPEKPATKFTLPLLSQGKIGASFFEKPIK; encoded by the coding sequence ATGAAAAAAGCACTTTTATTATTAATTGCAACTATTATTTTTTCTTGTAAAACTGAATCTAAAAGAGACAATAAAGTTGATGTTACTCTTGAAGTTAAAAGTGAGGTTTTTCCAATGGAATTAGGAAAAGTCTTCCAGAAACACGGAGGTATTAATATTTGGAGGAAAGCACAAATATTATCTTTTAATAAGGGAAAGGAAATTCATACTGCAGATTTACGTTCAAGAAAAACAGTAATTAATACACCAAAATATTCTTTAGGTTTTGATGGAATGGAAGTTTGGTTAAGTGAAGACAAAAAAGGTATATTCAAAGGAAATCCAGCCTTCTACTACAATTTATATTTTTATTTTTATGCAATGCCTTTTGTGTTGGCAGATGATGGAATTATTTATGAAAAAGTGGATGATTTAGTTTTTAAAGGGGTAAAGTATCCTGGATATAAAATTTCATACAAAGAGAATATAGGAACTTCTCCTGATGATAATTATATAGTGTATTACAACTCTGAAACCTATCAAATGGAATGGCTAGCATATACAGTTACTTTTAGCTCTAAAAAGCCAAATGATTTATTCCATATGATTAGATATAATAAATGGGAAGTTGTAAGCGGATTGGTTTTTCCAAAAGAAATTACATGGTATAAAATGGATGAAAGCGGCTTGCCGACTGAACCTGAAAAGCCAGCAACAAAATTCACGCTGCCACTTCTAAGTCAAGGTAAAATAGGAGCCTCTTTTTTTGAGAAACCAATAAAATAG